GAGCCCGGATGCTCGAACGCGAGATCACTTCGGCCCGGTCGAGCGCCGCATCCGGCTGGTTCAGATCCGGGGCGCGGAGGAGGTAGCCCAGCTCAAGGCGGTCGATCGCGTGACCGTGGCCGTGGATGTCCAGGAAGAGGCCCACCCCGAAGTCCGCCGCCACCGTCGCACGCGCCGTCCCGATCCAATCGTGGAACTCGTGCCAAGCCTGCTCGGCGTACGGGTTCCCCTCGGCCGCTTCCACGATTTCCCGGTTCGAGTCCAGCTTCGGTCGAACGAGGTGTGAGATGATGACGTGGGGCGCGCGACCCGTCAGTTCAACAAGCGCATCGCGCATCGCAAGCGTGAGTTCCCGCGTGTTCGTGTCTGTCACGTGGGTTCCGCCCCTGCGATCGGGGATCTCGGCCGGGGCGATCCCTCCCCCGTGGGACGCGGACAGGATGAGAGGGAGTTCCCCTGGAACGTACTCCACATAGCCCTTCCGCCCGAAGTAGCTCCGCCCCGGCTCGTAGCGGGCGACCTCCTTGGGAACGAAGACCTCCAGCGTCGCGCTGCCCCGCGTGCCATCGACGGTGGCGATCACCCGCGTGACACCCGGCGCGACACCCCTGACCACCGCCTTCGCGGCCGCCTCGGACACAAGGGTCGCGACGGCGGGATCCTCCACCGACCACCGGAACAAGCCCGACGCCACCGTCCCCGTACCGGTTCGGGCGACTGCCCGGAAGTCGGCTTCCCCGCCCTCTCCGACGATCAACGTGGCGCCGGGGATGACCTCCACCGACGCGACGCCCGGCGGCTCCGGACGCGGCTCTCCCACGCTGCCGCCGCACGCTGAAAGCAGGAGGGTCAGCGCATACCGCAAAGGTGCAGACCCTGCGCTCACGTGGTCGCTCCTTCGTTGATCCTTCGTTGATCCTCCTCTCCATCATGCTGCCTGAACACTCGACGTCAGGCAACGCCTGGCCGGGCCGTCGCCTGTGGGCTCGCCGGTCCCGTCGCCTGTGGGCTGGCCGGCCCGTCGTCTGCGCCCCGGCCCCACCCTTGCCCAAGGTACGGATGTTAAAATATGATTTTCTGTCGTCAATTTTCATACCTCGAATCGCTGGACGCGGAACATGCGCATATCGGAGCGGGGGCAGATCACGATCCCCAAGAAGCTGAGAGACCGTTTCGGCATGAATCACAACGTCGAAGTCGAACTCGTTCCAACGGAAGGGGGCCTTCTCATTCGAAAGAGAACGGCCGCCGGGCACCCCGTGGACCGGGTGTACGGCATCCTGGGGACGGGCGGGAACACGGACGACTACATCGAGGCGATTCGGGGCCGATGATCACGGCGGTGGATACGAGCGTCCTCCTCGACATCTTCCTTCCGGACGACCGTCACGGCCGCACCTCGCGGGAGTGGCTGGTGGAGGCATATGACGCCGGGGCGATCATCGTCTCTCACGTCGTGTACGCCGAGTTGACGCCCGCGTTCCCGGACCGGGAGGCGCTGGACCGGGCTCTGCGCGAGGTCAACGTCGTCGTATCTCCAATCGATGCGGGCATGGCCCACGATGCGGGGCGGCGCTGGGGACAGTATCGCCAATCCGGAGGGGCCCGGGACCGGATCATCACGGACTTTCTGATCGGCGCCCACGCCGTGGCCGCCGCCGACCGCTTTCTAACCCGGGACCGTGGATTCTTCTCCAGCTACTTCCCCGAACTCGAACGGGAGGACTGAACCGCGTTCCCGCGGGAACGTCTGGCGCGGCGGCGACCCTACCGAGGGCGGCGCGAGATCCAGCCGCCGTAGAGGAGCGCGCGGTAGTAGCGCCACGTGTCCTCGAATCCGGCCCCGGCCAGCAGCTCGAGGATG
The Candidatus Palauibacter australiensis genome window above contains:
- a CDS encoding AbrB/MazE/SpoVT family DNA-binding domain-containing protein codes for the protein MRISERGQITIPKKLRDRFGMNHNVEVELVPTEGGLLIRKRTAAGHPVDRVYGILGTGGNTDDYIEAIRGR
- a CDS encoding PIN domain-containing protein; protein product: MITAVDTSVLLDIFLPDDRHGRTSREWLVEAYDAGAIIVSHVVYAELTPAFPDREALDRALREVNVVVSPIDAGMAHDAGRRWGQYRQSGGARDRIITDFLIGAHAVAAADRFLTRDRGFFSSYFPELERED